The following proteins come from a genomic window of Myroides odoratus DSM 2801:
- a CDS encoding translocation/assembly module TamB domain-containing protein, whose amino-acid sequence MKKLLVKIGKIVGWIVFSILVLLILLIVLVQIPSIQNAIKDKAISFVENKIGTPVQLDRIAISFPKKIVVKGLYLESQEQDTLVYVNHLGVDIGLWGLLNNQVNINAIDLDGVKATIQRDTLQRFNFDYIIEAFASEDEKEDTPSTMAISVGQINLSAIALKFDDEYDGHHVDFKLNQFVTRFRDFDLDQMRFALPVISSDGLDLVYHKEKPFGEREVPQEQEPEEDATTPSKPIDLTIGVVELTKTKIDYQSIEDYIQAFLSLDEFKLSLNKMNLEKQQIDIEDITWNKTVANVRFLPRKVVPETTPTTAVTNDTLATDTPAKLGWNLAIRNLGIKDFNAKYDDDNHKRTPEGIDANHIGIASLNFSLKDFQYTDAGLNGNLQQFSFKEQSGFTVDNIKAYFQYGQQASFVKNLSIETPNTQFYTTAVFNYNSLDQLQDELGQLSTDVVISNSHLGLKDAYLLLPDVFKANGLTKLSQEKIKIELIAKGLVNDLNIEKLYVNMLGSTFLNAEGKVRNLPDAAKAYIDFTIKDFQTSAKDIKLIAPPKTLPDNIEIPALISFTGKAKGTQQDIASTFKLKTSLGSIDFDGSFDQRIKNKEKYRANLTIDKLNVGRLIKNDSIGIVSMQAKIDGMSFEPSKAQAKAFIKLDRAEYNGYTYKDILLDGQLSNGEYAVTTHNTDPNLDFDLKAAGTWTNQALSLDLLADLKKIDLYQLHLNQEPSTVSGRVEVAMPNILPDSLVGTATISDLSFNALSRSFRLQPIQFTAEAEASHRKMNLTSQVVDFDMEGDYLLTQLGDAITQTINKYYKISATEKKEDVKSKEKETQKATEKTPIKQQYFTYQLRVKNDPIFQKIVPELKEIQPIVFGGVYRQKDDYLTLKGEIPAVEYGDITVEAITLDVQPNASALEYKLAIKSISNASFSIRRMVLDGFAKDNLLDFNFKLLDKEDKTCYLIGAELLAEDTQQQLHMKEGSFILDYTPWTVNPANRIVFGDKGFYAKDFELGYQKSLIRLASEEEKMNSPLAVNFENFSIEAITKMIQKDKLLAGGTINGEIHLKDLTSDFRFVSDIDITDLAVYEIGLGNLHIGVSNQSLSQYAANIVLEGKENKIRLFGVTDVDQQSLDLKLAIDKFQLEALEHFSMGNLSNAQGYLSGQIALGGKYDKPTILGGLDFNSIGFHVNPINADFKDINEKIAFTARGIELDKFSVTDSEGNLLVIDGQILTQTYSDFKFNLDIKAVDFQAVNSTSKDNDMYYGTLLFDSNLKIRGDLNTPKVTGQISIGKKTDFTMVMPQEDPSIADREGIVEFIDEESLRQAELLKYQDDFNQSTLKGMDVSVSIIVDKEATFTMIMDKSSGDKIVLKGEGDIVGGIDQSGKVSLTGRYEFSEGSYDLSFNFLKRKFLVEKGSSITFAGDPTDAILNLTAIYETKTAPIDLLQNQLAALSPTQQNMYKQQLPFQALLMMKGELLKPEISFDIRLKDGVTSASGDVISNTKSRLEQIRANESELNKQVFALLLLNHFIGDNPFESSMGGLSAGTMARQSVNRLLSDQLNNLASNLIQGVELNFNLESTEDFSSGSRENRTDLNVAVSKRLFSDRLKVTVGSSFEVEGNQRQNEQAANIAGDIELEYALSKDGRYLMRVYRKNQYEVALQGQVVETGVGFIITMSYEHFRELFERSKDKRQLKKQIRDEAKKEE is encoded by the coding sequence TTGAAGAAACTACTTGTTAAAATAGGTAAAATAGTGGGTTGGATTGTATTTTCAATCCTCGTTTTACTGATACTTTTAATTGTATTAGTGCAAATACCTTCTATTCAAAACGCAATAAAGGATAAAGCCATATCATTTGTTGAAAATAAAATTGGCACCCCTGTTCAATTGGATCGGATTGCCATTTCATTCCCAAAAAAGATAGTGGTCAAAGGACTATATCTAGAATCTCAAGAGCAAGATACTTTAGTTTATGTTAATCATTTAGGTGTAGATATTGGTTTATGGGGATTGTTGAATAACCAGGTCAATATCAACGCAATTGATTTGGATGGAGTAAAGGCTACTATTCAAAGGGATACCTTGCAGCGTTTTAACTTTGATTATATCATAGAAGCATTTGCTTCAGAAGATGAAAAGGAAGACACGCCTTCAACCATGGCTATTTCTGTGGGACAAATCAACCTTAGCGCTATTGCACTGAAATTTGATGATGAATATGATGGCCATCATGTTGATTTTAAACTGAATCAATTTGTTACGCGATTTAGAGATTTTGATTTGGATCAGATGCGATTCGCCTTACCTGTTATTTCTTCAGATGGATTAGATTTAGTATACCATAAGGAAAAACCATTTGGTGAACGAGAAGTGCCTCAAGAACAAGAACCGGAGGAAGACGCAACTACTCCATCAAAACCTATCGATCTGACTATTGGGGTTGTTGAATTGACCAAAACTAAAATTGATTACCAAAGCATAGAAGATTATATTCAGGCTTTTTTATCCTTGGATGAGTTTAAATTGTCTTTGAATAAAATGAACCTGGAAAAACAACAGATAGACATTGAGGATATTACATGGAATAAAACGGTAGCCAATGTTCGATTCTTACCGCGTAAGGTAGTGCCTGAAACTACTCCCACAACTGCTGTTACTAATGATACTTTGGCTACAGATACACCAGCAAAATTGGGGTGGAATCTAGCTATTAGAAATTTAGGAATCAAAGATTTTAATGCGAAATACGATGACGATAACCACAAGCGTACGCCAGAAGGGATAGATGCCAATCACATCGGAATTGCGTCTTTAAACTTTAGTTTAAAAGATTTTCAATACACAGATGCAGGATTGAATGGAAATTTACAACAATTCTCGTTTAAAGAACAAAGCGGATTTACAGTAGATAATATAAAGGCCTATTTTCAATATGGCCAACAAGCGTCTTTTGTGAAAAATCTTAGTATAGAAACACCTAATACTCAGTTTTATACAACTGCTGTATTTAATTACAATAGCCTAGATCAATTACAAGATGAATTAGGCCAACTGTCAACGGATGTGGTGATTTCAAATTCTCATTTGGGATTAAAAGATGCTTATTTATTACTACCAGATGTTTTTAAAGCGAATGGCTTGACCAAATTGAGTCAGGAGAAAATTAAAATAGAATTGATTGCTAAGGGATTGGTGAATGACTTGAACATTGAAAAGTTATATGTCAATATGTTGGGGTCTACTTTTTTAAATGCAGAAGGAAAAGTTCGAAATTTACCAGATGCAGCAAAAGCCTATATTGATTTTACAATCAAAGATTTCCAAACATCAGCAAAGGATATCAAGCTTATTGCGCCTCCAAAAACGTTGCCAGATAATATTGAAATCCCTGCGTTAATTAGTTTTACCGGAAAAGCAAAAGGAACACAACAAGATATAGCGAGTACGTTCAAGTTAAAAACGAGTTTAGGATCTATTGACTTTGATGGTTCTTTTGATCAACGTATCAAGAATAAAGAGAAATATCGCGCCAATCTAACAATTGATAAACTGAATGTAGGTCGTTTAATTAAAAACGATTCGATCGGAATTGTAAGCATGCAAGCGAAAATAGATGGAATGAGTTTTGAACCATCGAAGGCACAAGCGAAGGCATTTATAAAATTAGATCGAGCGGAGTATAATGGGTATACCTATAAAGATATTCTACTGGATGGACAGCTATCTAATGGAGAATATGCGGTAACTACACATAATACAGATCCGAATCTTGATTTCGATTTAAAAGCTGCGGGTACATGGACCAATCAAGCGTTGAGCTTGGATTTACTTGCTGATTTAAAGAAGATTGACTTGTATCAACTGCACTTGAATCAGGAGCCGTCTACGGTTTCAGGTCGTGTAGAAGTAGCGATGCCGAATATCTTACCGGATAGTTTGGTGGGAACGGCAACAATTAGCGACTTAAGCTTTAATGCATTAAGTCGATCATTTCGATTGCAACCGATTCAATTTACGGCAGAAGCGGAAGCTTCTCACCGCAAGATGAACCTAACCTCTCAAGTAGTAGATTTCGATATGGAAGGGGATTATCTCCTGACTCAATTAGGAGATGCAATTACTCAGACTATTAATAAATACTACAAGATTAGTGCAACGGAGAAAAAAGAAGACGTAAAATCCAAAGAAAAAGAAACACAAAAAGCAACGGAGAAAACGCCTATAAAACAGCAGTATTTCACCTATCAGTTGCGTGTTAAAAATGATCCTATTTTTCAAAAAATAGTGCCTGAGTTAAAGGAAATACAGCCTATTGTATTTGGAGGAGTCTACAGACAAAAGGATGATTATTTGACGTTGAAAGGAGAAATTCCAGCGGTAGAATATGGAGATATCACAGTGGAGGCTATTACCTTGGATGTGCAACCGAATGCTTCTGCTTTGGAATATAAATTAGCGATTAAGAGTATTTCTAATGCTTCTTTTAGTATTAGACGGATGGTTTTAGATGGATTTGCTAAGGATAATCTACTTGATTTTAATTTTAAATTGCTGGATAAAGAAGATAAAACTTGCTACCTAATTGGTGCAGAGCTGCTTGCTGAAGACACACAACAACAGTTGCACATGAAAGAAGGGAGTTTTATCTTAGATTATACCCCTTGGACGGTTAACCCAGCGAATCGTATTGTATTTGGTGATAAAGGATTTTATGCGAAAGATTTTGAGTTAGGCTACCAAAAAAGCCTTATTCGCTTAGCTTCAGAGGAAGAGAAAATGAATAGCCCATTGGCTGTGAATTTTGAAAACTTTAGTATTGAAGCGATAACGAAGATGATTCAGAAAGATAAGTTATTGGCAGGGGGAACTATTAATGGAGAAATTCACCTCAAAGATTTAACTTCTGATTTCCGATTTGTTTCAGATATTGATATCACAGATTTAGCAGTATATGAAATCGGATTAGGAAACCTTCATATTGGAGTGTCTAACCAGTCTTTGAGCCAGTATGCAGCTAATATAGTTTTAGAAGGAAAAGAAAACAAAATCAGATTGTTTGGTGTAACGGATGTAGACCAACAAAGTTTAGATTTGAAACTAGCAATAGACAAATTCCAATTGGAGGCTCTGGAGCATTTCAGTATGGGGAACTTGAGCAATGCGCAAGGGTATTTGTCTGGACAAATCGCACTAGGCGGAAAATATGATAAACCTACGATTTTAGGAGGACTCGATTTCAATTCAATTGGTTTCCATGTCAACCCAATTAATGCCGATTTTAAAGATATCAATGAAAAAATAGCGTTTACAGCACGCGGTATTGAATTAGATAAATTCAGTGTTACGGATTCGGAAGGTAATTTGCTTGTTATTGATGGGCAAATCCTTACTCAAACCTATTCTGATTTTAAATTTAATTTAGATATTAAAGCAGTCGATTTCCAAGCGGTAAATTCAACATCGAAAGATAATGATATGTACTATGGAACCTTGCTTTTCGACTCAAACCTTAAAATTAGAGGGGATTTAAATACGCCTAAAGTAACAGGACAAATTAGTATTGGTAAAAAGACCGATTTTACCATGGTTATGCCACAAGAAGATCCTTCTATCGCCGATCGAGAGGGAATTGTGGAATTTATTGATGAAGAGAGTTTACGACAAGCAGAATTGTTGAAATACCAGGATGATTTTAATCAGTCTACCTTGAAAGGAATGGATGTTTCAGTATCTATCATTGTAGATAAAGAAGCTACTTTTACCATGATTATGGATAAGAGTAGTGGAGATAAAATTGTACTAAAAGGAGAGGGAGATATTGTTGGAGGAATTGATCAATCAGGAAAAGTTTCCTTGACAGGACGTTATGAGTTTTCAGAGGGGTCCTATGATTTATCATTTAATTTCTTGAAGCGTAAATTCTTAGTTGAAAAAGGAAGTTCAATTACCTTTGCGGGTGATCCAACGGATGCAATCCTCAACCTAACGGCTATTTATGAAACAAAAACAGCCCCAATTGATTTATTGCAGAATCAATTGGCAGCACTTTCACCAACTCAACAAAACATGTATAAACAACAGCTGCCTTTCCAAGCGCTGTTAATGATGAAAGGCGAATTGTTGAAACCTGAAATTTCATTTGATATTCGACTGAAAGATGGGGTTACAAGTGCTTCTGGAGATGTGATTTCCAATACAAAATCAAGATTAGAACAGATTAGAGCAAATGAATCTGAATTGAATAAACAAGTATTTGCCCTATTGTTATTGAATCATTTTATAGGGGATAACCCTTTTGAAAGTAGCATGGGTGGATTAAGTGCAGGAACAATGGCCCGTCAAAGTGTAAACCGATTATTGTCAGATCAATTGAATAACCTCGCTAGTAACTTGATTCAAGGAGTAGAGTTAAACTTTAATCTAGAATCAACAGAGGATTTCTCTTCTGGTTCGAGAGAAAATAGAACAGATTTGAATGTTGCTGTTTCGAAGCGTTTGTTTTCAGATCGTTTGAAAGTAACCGTTGGAAGTAGTTTTGAAGTAGAAGGAAATCAACGTCAAAATGAACAAGCGGCAAATATCGCAGGAGATATTGAGCTAGAGTATGCCTTATCTAAAGATGGCCGTTATTTAATGCGTGTATATCGCAAAAACCAATACGAAGTAGCCCTGCAAGGACAGGTAGTAGAAACGGGAGTAGGTTTTATTATTACCATGAGTTATGAGCATTTTAGAGAATTGTTTGAACGCTCTAAAGACAAAAGACAATTGAAAAAACAGATAAGAGATGAAGCTAAAAAAGAAGAATAG
- a CDS encoding tetratricopeptide repeat protein, which translates to MIKKSLKKWYVVSSLAALLGTGVYTYGCADGWWSYSSISNFTPEAFADDSYKPLFFAPYDRFYNGGYMDNSSMFNDDIVAEWTTYLQGKLEQAEVKKYLLSSQENAAEIDQLYANLKGKKSTTWNLKDERIQNFVTFLYHAKAIEMYSNDTYSYWNYESHVATLMEENQADKVEKVYKNLKSKDAFYANRMWFQVMKAKFYSTNRASAIAFFNESAAKQPKNNLYYRGLGYVAGAYYEAGDYDQSNVLYAEIFNANPTLRQVALYNYKPRETESVRALAQTIPNKEVQAALWAMQGYYSNAMDALKEVVAVDSKSPHANFLLTRWVNEQEASVLQFREESFKTSKEYFGSLKKKIDQPGLDWVKKIAKEGKVDNPALWYMASGYLAIFQGQYKEADEAFVKAKKEAKGNALVENQIRLFGLINQVSQIKKVDAKAEQAILEDIQWIYNEIIPKANWEDPFRYDYALHWVRQYLAAIYAEQGNNVMSEIMYSNLDFYGKVEHTVKMEQFLLATKKTKFEQLMVDKYQYNLSDIYERRAINLFYQDKIDQAIVEMKKAEPITATYEYSGESYVKTYKNTELLGNPFNGKIQDCNDCDHMAKQSVKYTKLSFLEKIKEMQDKITQGEDVFNNALLVGNAFYNGTYYGNARVFYYNALVNEYGNFISPSERKYLLNMGLAKKYYGLAKKAATTKEQKAKMAYLEAKVERNEFYANQYQNKDYYWGAGWDDPMFKKWKGFQELATLYSDTKYYQDVINECGYFRTYLEKNQ; encoded by the coding sequence ATGATCAAGAAATCTTTAAAGAAATGGTACGTTGTAAGTAGCCTTGCCGCTTTGCTGGGAACAGGTGTTTATACGTATGGTTGTGCTGATGGTTGGTGGAGCTATTCAAGTATCTCCAATTTTACACCAGAAGCCTTTGCTGATGACTCCTATAAACCTTTGTTTTTTGCTCCTTATGACCGTTTTTACAATGGAGGATATATGGACAATAGCTCCATGTTTAACGACGATATTGTAGCAGAATGGACGACTTATTTGCAAGGAAAATTGGAGCAAGCTGAGGTAAAAAAATACCTGTTGTCTAGTCAAGAAAATGCAGCAGAAATCGATCAATTATACGCTAACTTAAAAGGAAAGAAGTCGACAACTTGGAATTTAAAGGATGAACGCATTCAAAATTTCGTTACTTTTTTATACCATGCTAAAGCTATAGAAATGTATTCCAACGATACGTATAGCTATTGGAATTATGAATCACATGTAGCTACTTTAATGGAGGAAAATCAAGCCGATAAAGTAGAAAAAGTATATAAAAATCTAAAGAGTAAGGATGCATTTTATGCTAATAGAATGTGGTTTCAAGTCATGAAAGCTAAGTTCTACTCAACGAATCGAGCAAGTGCGATTGCCTTTTTTAATGAAAGTGCAGCGAAACAGCCAAAGAATAACTTGTATTATAGAGGATTGGGATATGTAGCTGGAGCCTATTATGAAGCAGGTGATTATGATCAATCTAACGTTTTATATGCGGAGATTTTTAATGCAAATCCTACCTTGCGTCAAGTGGCTTTATATAACTACAAACCAAGAGAAACGGAAAGCGTTAGAGCGTTAGCACAAACTATTCCGAATAAAGAAGTACAAGCTGCTTTATGGGCGATGCAAGGATATTACAGCAATGCAATGGATGCATTAAAAGAAGTTGTCGCAGTAGATAGCAAAAGTCCACATGCTAACTTTCTCTTAACCCGTTGGGTAAATGAACAAGAAGCTTCCGTTTTACAATTCCGAGAGGAATCTTTCAAAACGAGCAAAGAATACTTTGGAAGTTTAAAGAAAAAAATTGACCAGCCTGGATTGGATTGGGTAAAGAAAATAGCAAAAGAAGGAAAAGTAGATAATCCAGCATTATGGTATATGGCTAGTGGTTATTTAGCTATTTTTCAAGGGCAGTATAAAGAAGCAGACGAAGCTTTTGTAAAAGCAAAAAAAGAAGCAAAGGGAAATGCATTAGTTGAAAATCAAATTCGTCTATTTGGATTGATTAATCAAGTATCTCAAATCAAAAAAGTTGATGCCAAAGCTGAACAAGCTATTTTAGAGGATATTCAATGGATTTACAATGAGATTATACCAAAGGCCAATTGGGAAGATCCATTCCGTTATGATTACGCTTTGCATTGGGTTCGTCAGTATTTAGCCGCTATCTATGCAGAACAAGGAAATAACGTAATGAGTGAAATTATGTATTCAAACCTTGATTTTTACGGTAAAGTAGAACATACCGTAAAAATGGAGCAATTCTTACTTGCTACTAAAAAAACTAAGTTTGAACAACTGATGGTGGATAAATATCAATATAACTTGAGTGATATTTACGAAAGAAGAGCAATTAACTTGTTTTACCAAGATAAAATCGACCAAGCCATCGTAGAAATGAAAAAGGCAGAGCCTATAACAGCGACCTATGAGTATAGTGGAGAGTCTTATGTGAAAACCTATAAAAATACAGAATTACTTGGAAATCCATTCAATGGTAAGATTCAAGACTGTAATGATTGTGATCATATGGCGAAACAGAGTGTGAAATATACCAAATTGAGTTTCTTGGAAAAAATCAAAGAAATGCAAGATAAGATCACGCAAGGGGAGGATGTCTTTAATAATGCGCTATTAGTTGGAAATGCTTTTTACAATGGAACCTATTACGGAAATGCACGTGTCTTTTACTACAATGCTTTAGTTAATGAATATGGAAATTTCATTTCTCCTTCAGAGCGAAAGTATTTGTTGAATATGGGATTGGCGAAGAAGTATTATGGCTTAGCTAAAAAAGCAGCAACTACAAAAGAACAAAAAGCCAAGATGGCTTATTTAGAAGCGAAGGTAGAACGCAATGAGTTTTATGCTAACCAGTATCAAAATAAAGATTACTATTGGGGAGCAGGTTGGGATGATCCGATGTTTAAAAAATGGAAGGGATTCCAAGAATTAGCAACGTTGTATAGTGATACCAAATACTACCAAGACGTAATCAATGAATGTGGTTATTTTAGAACCTATTTAGAAAAAAATCAGTAA
- a CDS encoding alpha/beta hydrolase family protein has protein sequence MNRIAPLGIGLLLLTATLGYGQKKPLDHSVYDRWETIANKQFTNDGKAITYQIAQQEGDKTLVLQFLDQTKKEVFPRGEQAAFTADSKYIVFAIRPFYTDLKAVKNKKKKEDEIAKDSLAIYNLTQQTIVKIPQVKSFKLPQKGNGVLAYLLEKEQDTVGGKKKKAEKKTDKNEPLTLVVRQLETAKEERIANVVSYHFDEKGNYLVYVTANPEPKKKEDKKEENKEEVAEETTVITSIDQEYGAYALEVKTGKKTALLLGEGKFTQFNLDKEGKQVVFTYTADEEKTLVKTYTIYHASLPKKATPLVANTSKGMPENWVVSENYTPQFSKNGKRLYFGIAPQPIAKDTTLIADDHAVVDVWHYKEDYLQPQQLVNLDKDLKKSYLATMDLAKVNGVVALADETANYTSLVDEGDATIVFQASDYGRRVEKQWNISGVTSYYIVDVRTGARKEIIKDLPGRATISPKGTAVVYYNSQEANWYVYEVKTGITKQLNKGVTVSFAEEEFDMPDLPSAYGIKGWTDNDESVLIGDRYDIWEFYLKGNKAPRMITNGYGRQHNLTFDLLQLDDEKKSFNRNEKAIAAVLDNQTKDAGYFYVNLKTGENPTKIVVENYGGFTSLSKAKNASVYAVTKGNFIHSNDLYVGEQLNLMTQLSQLNPQQEEYNWGTNELVHWTTPNGYEATGVLFKPEDFDATKKYPMIVYFYEKLSDNLNRYEAPAPTPSRLNIPYFVSNGYLVFTPDISYTDGFPGKAAEEFINSGVEFLKENAWVDGDKIGIQGQSWGGYQVTYLVTVTDMYAAAWAGAPVANMTSAYGGIRWGTGMSRQFQYEKTQSRIGKTLWEGYDLYIENSPLFKVPNITTPLVIMHNDNDGAVPWYQGIEMFMAMRRLEKPVWMLNYNGDEHNLMKRQNRKDIQIRQQQFFDYYLKGAQAPVWMVKGVPAVLKGKDWGFDLTTERVQ, from the coding sequence ATGAATAGAATAGCCCCTTTAGGAATTGGTTTGTTACTATTGACAGCTACTTTAGGGTATGGACAAAAGAAACCTTTAGATCACTCGGTATATGATCGTTGGGAAACGATTGCAAACAAACAATTTACGAATGATGGAAAAGCAATCACTTACCAAATTGCACAACAAGAAGGCGATAAAACCTTAGTGCTTCAGTTTTTAGATCAAACGAAAAAAGAAGTATTTCCTCGTGGTGAACAAGCAGCATTTACTGCTGATTCTAAATATATTGTTTTTGCTATTAGACCCTTCTATACGGACTTAAAAGCTGTAAAAAACAAGAAAAAGAAAGAAGACGAAATTGCTAAGGATTCCTTAGCAATATACAATCTGACGCAACAAACTATAGTGAAAATTCCACAGGTAAAATCGTTTAAATTACCACAAAAAGGAAATGGTGTTTTAGCTTATTTGTTAGAAAAAGAACAAGATACAGTTGGTGGAAAAAAGAAAAAAGCGGAGAAGAAAACAGATAAAAATGAACCTTTAACGCTTGTTGTACGCCAATTGGAAACAGCCAAAGAGGAACGTATTGCCAACGTGGTTTCGTACCATTTTGATGAAAAAGGAAATTATCTTGTTTATGTAACGGCTAATCCGGAACCAAAGAAAAAAGAGGACAAGAAAGAGGAAAACAAAGAAGAAGTAGCAGAAGAAACTACTGTAATTACCTCTATTGATCAAGAATATGGTGCCTATGCTTTAGAAGTAAAAACAGGGAAGAAAACAGCTTTATTACTCGGAGAAGGGAAATTTACCCAGTTTAACTTGGATAAAGAAGGAAAACAAGTGGTTTTTACCTATACAGCGGATGAAGAGAAAACTTTGGTGAAAACATATACAATTTACCATGCTTCTTTACCTAAAAAAGCTACCCCTTTAGTTGCTAATACAAGTAAAGGAATGCCTGAAAATTGGGTGGTATCAGAAAATTATACCCCTCAATTCAGTAAAAATGGAAAAAGATTATACTTTGGAATAGCGCCTCAACCAATTGCAAAGGATACTACTTTAATTGCTGATGATCATGCTGTTGTAGATGTTTGGCATTATAAAGAAGATTATTTACAACCACAACAATTGGTCAATTTAGATAAAGATTTGAAGAAATCTTATTTAGCAACAATGGATCTTGCAAAAGTAAATGGGGTTGTTGCCTTGGCAGATGAAACAGCAAATTATACGTCTTTGGTAGATGAAGGGGATGCAACTATCGTATTTCAAGCATCTGATTATGGAAGACGGGTAGAAAAACAATGGAATATCTCAGGTGTAACATCGTATTATATTGTTGATGTACGCACAGGAGCACGCAAAGAGATTATCAAAGATTTACCTGGAAGAGCGACCATATCTCCTAAAGGAACTGCTGTCGTATACTACAATAGTCAGGAGGCAAATTGGTATGTGTATGAAGTAAAAACGGGGATTACCAAACAATTGAATAAAGGGGTAACCGTATCTTTTGCAGAAGAAGAATTTGATATGCCAGATCTTCCTTCTGCTTATGGAATAAAAGGTTGGACAGATAACGACGAATCAGTGTTGATTGGAGATCGATATGATATATGGGAGTTTTACCTAAAAGGAAATAAAGCACCTCGCATGATTACCAATGGCTATGGACGTCAACATAATCTTACGTTTGATTTACTGCAATTAGATGATGAAAAGAAATCATTCAATCGAAATGAAAAAGCGATTGCAGCTGTATTGGATAATCAAACCAAAGACGCGGGTTATTTTTATGTGAATTTAAAAACAGGAGAGAATCCAACGAAGATTGTAGTTGAGAATTACGGCGGATTTACCTCATTGTCTAAAGCGAAAAATGCTTCTGTATACGCTGTGACAAAAGGGAATTTTATTCATTCGAATGATTTATATGTAGGAGAGCAATTAAACCTAATGACTCAACTAAGTCAGTTGAATCCACAACAAGAAGAATACAATTGGGGAACGAATGAGTTAGTACATTGGACAACGCCTAATGGATATGAGGCAACTGGGGTTTTGTTTAAACCAGAAGATTTTGATGCAACGAAGAAATATCCAATGATTGTGTATTTCTACGAGAAATTGTCGGATAATTTAAATCGTTATGAAGCACCAGCACCAACACCTTCTCGTTTAAATATTCCTTATTTTGTGAGTAATGGTTATTTGGTGTTTACACCCGATATTAGTTATACAGATGGATTCCCAGGAAAAGCAGCAGAAGAGTTTATTAATTCTGGAGTAGAGTTTTTGAAAGAAAATGCTTGGGTTGATGGAGATAAAATCGGAATTCAAGGACAAAGCTGGGGTGGATATCAAGTAACGTATTTGGTTACGGTTACAGATATGTATGCAGCCGCTTGGGCAGGTGCTCCAGTAGCTAATATGACTTCAGCTTATGGTGGAATTCGTTGGGGAACAGGAATGAGCCGTCAATTCCAATATGAAAAAACACAAAGTAGAATTGGTAAAACACTTTGGGAAGGATATGATTTGTACATTGAGAACTCTCCTTTATTCAAAGTGCCAAATATAACAACGCCTTTGGTAATCATGCACAATGATAATGATGGAGCGGTGCCTTGGTATCAAGGAATTGAAATGTTTATGGCGATGCGTCGATTGGAAAAACCAGTGTGGATGTTGAACTACAACGGAGATGAACACAATTTGATGAAACGTCAAAATAGAAAAGATATTCAAATTCGTCAACAGCAGTTTTTTGATTATTACCTGAAAGGAGCACAAGCCCCTGTATGGATGGTAAAAGGAGTTCCTGCTGTATTAAAAGGAAAAGATTGGGGATTTGATTTGACAACAGAAAGAGTGCAGTAA